Proteins co-encoded in one Candidatus Stoquefichus sp. SB1 genomic window:
- a CDS encoding transposase, with translation MSYEKLRKTWMFQLLDLLSKENLKGFHYLKTKCYKELYEGFYVYAKKRENQDDDNIEECVKYITRYTSRPAMAESRIIKYEDDKKMIRWWYNRHEDDQYVEVYQKVEDFLNDLILHCPEENFKMVRYYGFYSNKNKEFTRKGLSALWNQKEKTHQKYK, from the coding sequence ATGTCCTATGAAAAATTGAGAAAAACTTGGATGTTTCAGCTTCTTGATCTCCTCTCAAAAGAAAACTTAAAGGGATTCCATTATCTCAAAACAAAGTGCTATAAGGAGTTATATGAAGGCTTCTATGTCTATGCCAAAAAAAGAGAAAATCAGGATGATGATAATATTGAAGAATGTGTCAAATATATCACTCGCTACACTTCCAGACCTGCCATGGCTGAGAGCCGTATCATCAAATATGAAGATGATAAGAAAATGATAAGATGGTGGTATAATCGTCATGAAGACGATCAGTATGTAGAAGTCTATCAGAAAGTTGAAGACTTTCTTAATGACCTTATCCTCCACTGTCCTGAGGAAAATTTTAAAATGGTGAGATATTATGGCTTTTATTCAAATAAAAATAAGGAATTTACTAGAAAAGGTTTATCAGCTTTATGGAATCAAAAAGAAAAAACACATCAGAAATATAAATGA
- a CDS encoding transposase zinc-binding domain-containing protein, whose protein sequence is MIDIYNYSNTSSSYNFIQNLKPRTKESISYIFFDNLNYLRSLYNSGKLRNVTYDNIQKTILCGSVYLGYDLYVCPVCGKESIIPHRCHSKFCTTCGSKKTKQRAARISSMALDAHHRHIVFTIPKELRRYFIADRNLLNLLFIAARNTLACLFNDAKFRKTKKKYFSKKHVMNKYAYKNDRDKIIFGSVMTLHTFGRDLKWNPHIHCLVCEEAYDTLKDKMEKLLLYVL, encoded by the coding sequence ATGATAGATATTTATAATTATTCTAACACTTCCTCTTCCTATAACTTTATTCAGAATTTAAAACCCAGAACCAAGGAATCCATTTCTTATATCTTTTTTGATAACCTTAATTATTTAAGATCTCTATATAATTCTGGTAAGCTCAGAAATGTCACTTATGACAATATCCAAAAAACAATTCTTTGTGGCTCTGTTTATTTAGGCTATGATCTCTATGTATGCCCTGTATGTGGTAAAGAATCAATCATTCCTCATAGATGTCATTCTAAGTTCTGTACTACCTGCGGTTCTAAAAAAACCAAACAGCGTGCTGCTCGTATTTCCTCTATGGCTCTTGATGCTCACCATCGTCATATTGTCTTTACCATACCCAAAGAACTGAGAAGATACTTTATTGCTGACAGAAATCTTCTTAATCTTCTTTTTATAGCCGCTCGTAATACTCTCGCCTGCCTTTTTAATGATGCTAAGTTTAGGAAAACAAAAAAGAAATATTTTTCCAAAAAACATGTTATGAATAAATATGCCTATAAGAATGATAGAGACAAAATCATTTTTGGTTCTGTTATGACTCTTCACACTTTTGGAAGAGATTTAAAATGGAACCCTCATATTCACTGTCTTGTCTGTGAAGAAGCTTATGATACTCTTAAGGATAAAATGGAAAAACTTCTCCTTTATGTCCTATGA
- a CDS encoding amidase domain-containing protein has protein sequence MKKLFIFLLSIILCMQSQISLSYATDTCPYHQISSEISLVPGPKVTLNGEINDTYWVFERNLDAFNKINIIESEIISNLALIYGLSSLSMETWYDYQTALDSYYQDDNISFDQYQDSKLRIFLEVCDNIERNNRIIQLYNKENFDEEDKEEMAMLLPYFSPYYKDYAEKNANNKSSRASLNLTNMINYAETWSINYNPGFRKQSSDCTNYVSQIARAGNAKDTPTTSDTINSWWWKSYDEYSISWVRADWFVKHFGVAYSYTSFYDFSMKAYKGAFIALDSELDGKWNHCAFVTAVGTVANYGGKTYRDLKISQHTKNYHAWVSSATNDWENAGGIKAVLNAPAVK, from the coding sequence ATGAAAAAATTATTTATATTTTTATTATCTATAATATTATGTATGCAATCACAAATAAGTTTGTCATATGCAACTGATACATGTCCTTATCACCAAATTTCATCAGAAATAAGTTTGGTTCCTGGACCTAAAGTTACTCTTAATGGTGAAATTAATGATACATATTGGGTTTTTGAAAGGAATTTAGATGCATTTAATAAAATAAATATAATTGAAAGTGAAATAATTAGTAATTTAGCTTTAATTTATGGGTTGTCCTCTCTTAGTATGGAAACATGGTATGATTATCAAACAGCACTTGATTCTTACTATCAAGATGACAACATAAGTTTCGATCAATATCAAGATTCAAAATTAAGAATTTTTTTAGAGGTTTGTGATAATATAGAGAGAAATAATAGAATTATTCAATTATATAATAAAGAAAATTTTGATGAAGAAGATAAAGAAGAAATGGCAATGTTATTACCTTATTTCTCTCCTTACTATAAAGATTATGCTGAGAAAAATGCAAATAACAAAAGTTCTAGAGCAAGTTTAAATTTAACAAATATGATTAATTATGCTGAAACATGGAGCATTAATTATAATCCAGGATTTAGAAAACAGTCTTCTGACTGTACAAATTATGTTTCGCAGATTGCTAGGGCAGGAAACGCAAAGGATACACCAACAACTTCTGATACTATTAATTCTTGGTGGTGGAAGAGTTATGATGAGTATTCAATATCTTGGGTTCGTGCGGATTGGTTTGTTAAGCATTTTGGTGTTGCATATTCGTATACAAGCTTTTATGATTTTAGTATGAAAGCTTATAAAGGTGCATTTATAGCACTAGATAGTGAATTAGATGGAAAATGGAATCATTGTGCTTTTGTTACTGCAGTAGGTACAGTAGCAAACTATGGTGGCAAGACATATAGAGATTTAAAAATTTCTCAGCATACAAAAAACTATCATGCATGGGTTAGTTCTGCTACTAATGATTGGGAAAATGCTGGAGGTATCAAAGCTGTTTTAAATGCACCAGCTGTTAAGTGA
- a CDS encoding LytR/AlgR family response regulator transcription factor produces the protein MNILIIDDDLCFSKIIKKDILSFFSDFYDDISIEVINTDFKKVVEYSTIDLIFLDIDLKTKYNGINIGQYIQSNFPKAIIVFVSSHEELVFSALSVRFFQFVRKSKYQTDIIKVLKQIKKHIDENIKKTVIRVNGRSHVIKISEIIYLMSIGHDLIIKTINNEFTIYSSLVKFMNEVDYKELVQIQRNMVINLNFTKDVTRIKVIMFDDVEHNVGRKYQNNLIEKYEEYLLK, from the coding sequence GTGAATATACTTATTATAGATGATGATTTGTGTTTTTCTAAGATAATAAAAAAAGATATTTTAAGCTTTTTTTCTGATTTTTATGATGATATTTCGATAGAAGTAATTAATACGGATTTTAAGAAAGTCGTTGAATATTCGACTATTGATTTGATATTTTTAGATATAGATTTAAAAACAAAATATAATGGTATCAATATTGGACAATATATTCAATCTAATTTTCCAAAAGCTATAATTGTTTTTGTTTCATCTCATGAAGAACTTGTTTTCTCTGCTCTTTCTGTTAGATTTTTTCAATTTGTTCGGAAATCTAAATATCAAACAGATATTATAAAAGTTTTAAAACAGATAAAAAAACATATAGATGAAAATATTAAAAAAACTGTAATAAGAGTTAATGGAAGAAGTCATGTTATAAAAATCAGTGAAATCATATATTTAATGTCTATAGGACACGATCTCATTATTAAAACTATAAATAATGAATTTACTATTTATAGTTCATTAGTCAAATTTATGAATGAAGTTGATTATAAAGAATTAGTTCAGATTCAAAGAAATATGGTAATAAATTTAAATTTTACGAAAGATGTTACAAGAATAAAAGTGATAATGTTTGATGATGTAGAGCATAATGTTGGTAGAAAATATCAGAATAATCTGATAGAAAAATATGAGGAGTATTTATTAAAATGA
- a CDS encoding glycoside hydrolase family 13 protein, producing the protein MKAWWKESVIYQIYPKSFCDSNGDGIGDIPGIISKLDYLKDLGIDIIWLSPVYQSPQVDNGYDISNYEAISKDFGTMEDFKCLLKEAHDRKIKIVMDLVVNHTSDEHQWFIESRKSKNNQYRDYYIWKEGKNHQEPNNWASVFSGSAWQYDKTTDMYYLHLYSSKQPDLNWENETLRKEIYHMMRWWLDKGIDGFRMDVINKISKVQTYEDVLPQTQQYMRPSKYVSNGPRIHEFLKEMNKEVLSLYDVMTVGEITACSIEEAKQYTGDQEHELSMLFQFEHMDVDLGEYGKWSPLPLNLVKLKQVLTKWQCGLADYGWNSLFWDNHDQPRVVSRFGNTEKYWKQSAKMLATALHFLKGTPYIYQGEELGMTNYPFCSLEECQDVEVFNAYQELVVEKKVLSHEEMMQGICANSRDNARTPMQWNNQGNAGFTSGIPWMKVNPNYQKINAKAQIDDPDSIYHYYQKLIQLRHTMPIMVYGKYTLLEESHPDLYIYTREYENEKIIVITNFSENEYEYELGEYCFGTLLIANEDIEVQEKLHIHPYGAYVIKRL; encoded by the coding sequence ATGAAAGCATGGTGGAAAGAAAGTGTTATTTATCAGATTTATCCAAAGAGTTTTTGTGATAGTAATGGGGATGGAATAGGGGATATTCCAGGAATTATATCTAAGTTAGATTATTTAAAGGATTTAGGAATTGATATTATATGGTTATCACCTGTTTATCAGTCACCTCAAGTAGATAATGGATATGATATTAGTAATTATGAGGCTATTTCTAAAGATTTTGGAACAATGGAAGATTTTAAATGTTTACTTAAGGAAGCCCATGATCGTAAGATAAAAATAGTCATGGATTTGGTTGTTAATCATACATCTGATGAGCATCAATGGTTTATTGAAAGTCGAAAAAGCAAGAATAATCAATATCGAGATTATTATATTTGGAAAGAAGGCAAGAACCATCAAGAACCTAATAATTGGGCTTCTGTTTTTTCTGGTTCAGCATGGCAGTATGATAAGACAACAGATATGTACTACTTACATTTGTATTCATCTAAACAACCTGATTTGAATTGGGAAAACGAAACATTGCGTAAAGAGATATATCATATGATGCGATGGTGGTTAGATAAAGGAATTGATGGCTTTAGAATGGATGTCATTAATAAAATCAGTAAAGTGCAAACTTATGAAGATGTTTTACCACAAACACAACAATATATGAGACCATCAAAATATGTTAGTAATGGACCACGCATTCATGAATTCCTTAAAGAAATGAATAAAGAGGTTTTATCTTTATATGATGTTATGACTGTTGGTGAAATTACTGCTTGTTCAATTGAAGAAGCCAAACAATATACAGGTGATCAAGAACATGAACTAAGCATGTTGTTTCAATTTGAACATATGGATGTTGATTTAGGAGAGTATGGGAAATGGAGCCCTCTGCCATTAAATTTAGTTAAACTTAAACAAGTGCTTACAAAGTGGCAATGTGGATTAGCTGATTATGGATGGAATAGTTTATTTTGGGATAATCATGATCAGCCACGTGTTGTGTCAAGATTTGGTAATACTGAAAAATATTGGAAGCAATCTGCTAAAATGCTTGCGACTGCATTACATTTTCTCAAAGGAACACCTTATATTTATCAAGGTGAGGAATTAGGAATGACCAATTATCCATTTTGCTCTTTGGAAGAATGTCAAGATGTTGAAGTCTTCAATGCTTATCAAGAATTAGTTGTAGAAAAAAAGGTTTTAAGTCATGAGGAAATGATGCAAGGCATTTGTGCAAATAGCCGTGATAATGCCAGAACACCAATGCAATGGAATAATCAGGGAAATGCTGGATTTACAAGTGGTATACCATGGATGAAAGTTAATCCTAATTATCAAAAGATTAATGCTAAGGCACAGATAGATGATCCTGATTCCATCTATCACTATTATCAAAAACTTATCCAATTGCGCCATACTATGCCTATTATGGTTTATGGGAAATATACATTATTAGAAGAAAGTCATCCTGATCTCTATATTTATACACGTGAGTATGAAAATGAGAAAATCATAGTTATAACGAATTTCTCAGAAAATGAATATGAGTATGAATTAGGTGAATATTGTTTTGGAACATTATTAATTGCAAATGAAGATATTGAAGTTCAAGAAAAACTCCATATACATCCTTATGGTGCTTATGTCATTAAACGTCTATAA
- a CDS encoding AraC family transcriptional regulator produces the protein MIEYIKEFDRMDDLNRAMEYIEEHLTQTIDYQQLAIIANCPIYYFQRIFFFMTQMTLNEYIRKRRMSLAIADLQYTHNKIIDIAMKYGYESPTAFNRAFQSVHGCAPSLVRKCDVALKSYPMIKFNLSLQGDKPLEYKIVHKECFHIIGKSYPLSRNLLENFKHIPTKWDRAQACGMLNQLKVLNNQEPYAMLGISIHHNDDWRYMIGTSSTHKHCQFENYLIPQATWAVFSGHGTNKDLQELERRIIVEWLPTSGYQYAQIPDIEVYIQADPNDTIYEYWLPIIKKQGESL, from the coding sequence ATGATAGAGTATATAAAGGAGTTTGATAGAATGGATGATTTGAATCGGGCAATGGAATATATTGAAGAACATTTAACACAAACAATAGATTATCAGCAACTGGCAATAATTGCTAATTGCCCCATCTATTATTTTCAAAGAATATTCTTTTTTATGACTCAAATGACATTAAATGAATACATACGTAAACGTCGTATGTCACTTGCGATTGCTGACTTACAATACACTCATAACAAAATTATAGATATTGCTATGAAATATGGATATGAGTCACCAACAGCATTTAATCGTGCTTTTCAATCTGTACATGGTTGTGCACCTTCTTTGGTTAGAAAATGTGATGTAGCATTAAAATCATATCCTATGATAAAATTCAATCTTTCACTTCAAGGCGACAAACCATTAGAGTATAAGATAGTTCATAAAGAATGTTTTCATATTATTGGAAAAAGTTATCCATTAAGTCGAAATCTATTAGAGAACTTTAAGCATATCCCAACGAAATGGGATCGAGCTCAAGCATGTGGAATGTTAAATCAACTGAAAGTTCTTAACAATCAAGAACCTTATGCAATGTTAGGGATAAGCATTCATCATAATGACGATTGGCGTTATATGATTGGAACTTCATCAACACATAAACATTGTCAGTTTGAAAATTATCTCATTCCTCAGGCAACTTGGGCTGTGTTTTCAGGACATGGAACAAACAAGGATTTACAAGAACTTGAACGTCGTATTATTGTTGAATGGTTACCAACATCAGGTTATCAATATGCCCAGATTCCTGATATCGAAGTTTATATTCAAGCAGATCCTAATGATACTATTTATGAGTATTGGCTACCTATTATAAAAAAACAAGGAGAATCGTTATGA
- a CDS encoding polyketide cyclase yields the protein MTQSNIKATFSCDIKKIWDIVTSLDHYQWRTDINRIEIIEPHKVFIEYTHDNFPTRFTITVFEPYQRYEFDIENDNIKGHWIGLFKESQGIVTIDFTEIITSQKIWMKPFIKSYLKKQQNQYIHDLKKILENEKTV from the coding sequence ATGACACAATCAAATATCAAAGCAACCTTTTCATGTGATATTAAAAAAATATGGGATATTGTAACGTCATTAGATCACTATCAATGGCGTACAGATATCAACAGAATTGAAATCATTGAACCTCATAAAGTATTTATAGAATATACCCATGATAACTTTCCAACACGTTTCACTATTACTGTTTTTGAACCCTATCAAAGATATGAATTTGATATAGAAAATGATAATATAAAAGGGCATTGGATAGGATTATTTAAAGAATCACAAGGGATTGTCACTATTGATTTTACTGAAATTATAACAAGTCAAAAAATATGGATGAAACCTTTTATAAAATCTTATTTAAAAAAACAACAAAACCAATATATCCATGATTTAAAGAAGATATTAGAAAATGAAAAGACTGTCTAA
- a CDS encoding AEC family transporter, with protein MDSLIFSLNATVPVFLMMILGIVLKKIGWIEETFASQMNKFVFLVPLPVLLFQDLATVNFSEAWNFKFVMFCFMVTVVSILIVIIISSFLKERSLRGEFIQASYRSSAALLGVALIQNIYGHSVMGPLMIIGSVPLYNVIAVTVLSYYQPQSEGVHRAILKNTLKGILTNPIIIGIVTGLLWSILKLPMPAILSKTVSHVSAMATPMGLIAMGASFDMKKALGKMKPAFVATFIKLFGFCILFLPVALMLGFRNEELVAILIMLGSATTVTCFVMAKNMGHAGILSSNVVMLTTLLSGFSITFWLYLLKIFEYI; from the coding sequence ATGGATAGTTTAATATTTAGTTTGAATGCAACTGTTCCAGTATTTTTAATGATGATATTGGGCATTGTATTAAAGAAAATAGGGTGGATAGAAGAAACATTTGCTTCACAAATGAATAAGTTTGTTTTTTTAGTACCCTTACCGGTTTTACTATTTCAAGATCTTGCGACTGTCAATTTTTCAGAAGCCTGGAATTTTAAATTTGTCATGTTTTGTTTTATGGTGACAGTTGTAAGTATTTTGATTGTTATTATCATATCATCCTTTTTAAAGGAAAGAAGTTTAAGAGGAGAATTTATACAGGCATCTTATCGAAGTAGTGCTGCACTATTAGGCGTTGCCTTAATACAGAATATTTATGGGCATTCGGTTATGGGACCACTCATGATTATTGGGAGTGTACCGCTTTATAATGTGATTGCTGTGACAGTATTATCGTATTATCAGCCTCAAAGTGAAGGGGTACATAGAGCTATTTTAAAAAACACACTCAAAGGGATTTTAACAAATCCTATTATTATTGGGATTGTGACAGGATTACTATGGTCAATACTCAAATTACCAATGCCTGCGATTTTATCAAAAACAGTTTCACATGTAAGTGCAATGGCAACACCGATGGGATTGATTGCGATGGGAGCAAGCTTTGATATGAAAAAAGCACTGGGTAAAATGAAACCTGCTTTTGTAGCAACTTTCATTAAATTATTTGGTTTCTGTATTCTATTTTTACCAGTTGCTTTGATGTTAGGGTTTAGAAACGAAGAATTAGTTGCTATCCTCATTATGTTAGGCTCTGCAACAACAGTTACATGTTTTGTTATGGCAAAAAATATGGGGCATGCTGGTATTTTAAGTTCTAATGTTGTCATGCTAACAACATTGTTAAGTGGTTTTTCAATTACATTCTGGCTATATCTTTTAAAAATATTTGAATATATATAA
- a CDS encoding chemotaxis protein CheW — translation MEEIIGNNDYLIEIECGHIHLLFPLDNIKTIISGKDVQKSQINETTAIYQGREVVVYSLSMLLEKNSTAYEKYAFVVENEDIEAIVYVDEVKGIHPLKSKPYPFPNCLKQLGVDYIINCYMLEEGYLAFEIDFIKLLTRFYKKNIRRK, via the coding sequence ATGGAAGAGATAATAGGCAATAATGATTATTTAATAGAAATAGAATGTGGTCATATACATCTTTTATTTCCACTAGATAATATAAAAACAATTATATCAGGAAAAGATGTCCAGAAATCTCAAATCAATGAAACAACAGCAATCTATCAAGGAAGAGAAGTTGTGGTTTATTCATTATCTATGTTATTAGAAAAGAATTCAACTGCTTATGAAAAATATGCTTTTGTTGTAGAAAATGAAGATATTGAAGCCATTGTCTATGTAGATGAAGTCAAAGGTATTCATCCATTGAAAAGTAAGCCTTATCCATTTCCAAATTGTTTAAAGCAATTAGGAGTAGATTACATTATCAATTGTTATATGCTTGAAGAAGGCTATCTCGCATTTGAAATTGACTTTATAAAGTTACTTACAAGATTTTATAAAAAAAATATAAGAAGGAAATAA
- a CDS encoding EAL domain-containing protein has translation MKENKIQKIDSLTKLFTYDAAQTEINHYIQDGSGHGKDTVLLIQLNWWEDVCRTKGIYVGNLLLAKFSFVLTKVFHKTDLFVRVGPATFFVYSYGHMNRIDIQRILYQLKTSLEKTDTFFNEIDNYQMSIGVWHVKNETSFDELLYHVEQSLIHAKETNQHVVFNYFKENKDDIRSYPKAIPEYNIESQNIDTPYITSIMNFLFGCMDLNLGIEMTLSRICDYFDTQQIYIMEKSYSQDGYMITHNWTSHDTLVENANFNRLPLLVGNQLQTIYNENNLFVCNQISDLTKYNVFLALRAEIQGAKSLMQCAIFDGGKYIGYICMTDYQKERVWTLHEMSMFSMLCRIINMSILQLRVTYMNQHVMNCDSLTHAWNMHKFTQVATEKIINNHKNKALVTFDIKNFKFINSEYGYQSGNTILIAIAQFLNGYIDQDECYARVDNDTFVLLLYYDDIDFLQMRLSSLLQKVERIHVMSDNEIQLITIMGVYLIENIHESFSEMMDYANMARKSIKDSHHSCLAFFNDQIKSQNIKEHHLAQIMKQSLKDEEFIIYYQPKVNIYNHCCIGLEALVRWQRPDGELIFPNDFIPLFGKNHFILQLDIYVLEKVCEQIREWIDHDKNPIPISVNISRVHLESQDIVYQLTHLCDKYCVPRHLIELEITETAFLENEKIAVQRAIELKQAGFMLSMDDFGTGFSSLSLLKDLFVDTLKLDRTFFIKECGEREKIILMNIIQMAKQLHVSIISEGIETMRQVDFLKEIDCDIAQGFYYSRPYPMDILEEKLWAPFLGGEI, from the coding sequence ATGAAAGAGAATAAAATTCAAAAAATAGATAGTCTTACAAAATTATTTACATATGATGCTGCTCAAACTGAAATTAATCATTATATTCAAGATGGTAGCGGTCATGGAAAAGATACAGTTTTACTGATTCAATTGAATTGGTGGGAAGATGTCTGTCGGACAAAAGGAATATATGTAGGAAATCTTTTACTAGCTAAATTTTCATTTGTACTCACAAAAGTATTTCATAAAACAGATCTTTTTGTTCGGGTTGGTCCGGCGACTTTTTTTGTATACAGTTATGGACATATGAATCGGATAGATATTCAAAGAATTCTTTATCAGTTAAAAACATCATTAGAGAAAACCGATACATTCTTTAATGAAATAGATAATTATCAAATGAGTATAGGTGTTTGGCATGTCAAAAATGAAACATCATTTGATGAACTTTTATATCATGTTGAACAATCACTTATACATGCCAAAGAGACAAATCAACACGTTGTCTTTAATTATTTTAAAGAAAATAAAGATGATATAAGATCCTATCCAAAAGCTATTCCTGAATATAATATTGAATCACAAAATATAGATACACCTTATATTACAAGCATCATGAATTTCTTATTTGGATGTATGGATTTAAATTTGGGTATAGAGATGACATTATCACGCATTTGTGATTATTTTGATACACAGCAGATTTATATTATGGAAAAAAGTTATAGCCAGGATGGGTATATGATTACACATAACTGGACGAGTCATGATACTTTGGTAGAAAATGCAAACTTTAATCGTTTACCATTATTAGTTGGTAATCAACTTCAAACAATTTACAATGAAAACAATCTATTTGTCTGTAATCAAATATCTGATTTAACAAAGTATAATGTTTTTCTTGCTTTAAGGGCAGAAATTCAAGGAGCAAAGTCTTTAATGCAATGTGCCATTTTTGATGGAGGCAAATATATTGGTTATATCTGTATGACAGATTATCAAAAAGAACGCGTATGGACACTTCATGAAATGTCTATGTTTTCTATGTTGTGTCGGATTATTAATATGAGCATTTTACAGTTAAGAGTGACTTACATGAATCAGCATGTCATGAATTGTGATTCCCTAACACATGCATGGAATATGCATAAGTTTACTCAGGTTGCGACTGAAAAAATCATCAATAATCATAAAAATAAAGCATTGGTTACTTTTGATATTAAAAACTTTAAATTTATTAATTCTGAGTATGGATATCAAAGTGGAAATACAATTTTAATAGCAATTGCTCAGTTCTTGAATGGTTATATAGACCAAGATGAATGTTATGCGAGAGTTGATAATGATACATTTGTATTGTTGTTATATTATGATGATATTGATTTCTTGCAAATGAGATTATCATCTTTATTACAAAAAGTCGAACGAATACATGTAATGAGTGATAATGAAATACAGTTAATTACAATCATGGGTGTTTATCTGATTGAAAATATTCATGAAAGTTTTTCTGAAATGATGGATTATGCCAATATGGCGAGAAAGTCTATTAAAGATTCTCATCATAGCTGTTTAGCATTTTTTAATGATCAAATCAAATCGCAAAATATTAAAGAACATCATCTTGCACAAATTATGAAACAATCTTTAAAAGATGAAGAATTTATAATTTATTATCAGCCTAAGGTCAATATATACAATCATTGCTGTATTGGTTTAGAAGCCCTTGTTCGTTGGCAAAGACCAGATGGTGAATTGATTTTTCCAAATGACTTTATTCCATTATTTGGAAAAAATCACTTTATTTTACAATTAGATATTTATGTATTAGAAAAAGTCTGTGAACAAATAAGAGAATGGATAGACCATGATAAAAATCCAATACCTATATCAGTCAATATTTCCAGAGTTCATTTAGAATCACAGGATATTGTTTATCAATTAACCCATCTTTGTGATAAATATTGTGTTCCTCGTCACCTTATAGAACTTGAAATTACAGAAACAGCCTTTTTAGAAAATGAAAAAATTGCAGTACAACGAGCAATTGAACTGAAACAGGCAGGTTTTATGTTATCAATGGATGATTTTGGAACTGGTTTTTCATCATTAAGTCTATTAAAAGACTTATTTGTAGATACCTTAAAATTAGATCGAACTTTCTTTATTAAAGAATGTGGTGAAAGAGAAAAGATTATTTTAATGAATATTATTCAAATGGCTAAACAGCTTCATGTGAGTATTATTTCTGAAGGTATTGAAACAATGAGACAAGTTGATTTCTTAAAGGAAATAGATTGTGATATTGCACAAGGTTTCTATTATTCAAGACCTTATCCAATGGATATTTTAGAAGAAAAACTATGGGCTCCTTTTTTAGGAGGAGAGATTTAA
- a CDS encoding chemotaxis protein CheW encodes MMDETYLYFRCGQVYYAVDYYRVLKILPAQDLYQLPIAEPYIKGVLKIEEKILAVFDLQQQDHENYYMILQFDDECLGICADEIMGRKVIKDDIWIVQDQQEEIYSYQEDNQNIYLLNLNLIKRRLQK; translated from the coding sequence ATGATGGATGAAACATATTTATATTTTCGCTGTGGACAGGTATATTATGCCGTTGATTATTATCGGGTTTTAAAAATTTTACCAGCGCAAGATCTTTATCAGTTACCAATTGCAGAACCATATATAAAAGGTGTATTAAAGATAGAAGAAAAAATACTTGCTGTATTTGATTTACAACAACAAGATCATGAAAACTATTATATGATTTTACAGTTTGATGATGAGTGTTTAGGAATCTGTGCAGATGAAATTATGGGTCGTAAAGTTATTAAAGATGATATCTGGATAGTTCAAGATCAGCAAGAGGAAATATATTCTTATCAGGAAGATAATCAAAATATTTATTTACTTAATCTTAATTTGATAAAGAGGAGACTTCAAAAATGA